In Azospirillaceae bacterium, a genomic segment contains:
- a CDS encoding methyltransferase, translated as MMSRASVFVLAFGLATSSLALAAHAAPAPSAAITAAVEDTHRPQADRDRDADRKPADMLAFAGVKPGDKVVDFIGGSGYFTRLFAKAVGPKGRVYNVLPGEIATRSPKAVDGQKALAEDKSYGNIVPLIQPVDSPVIPEKVDVVWTSQNYHDLHDAFLGPADVAKVNKAIFDALKPGGVYIVLDHAAEAGSALRDTDTLHRIDPETVKKEVLAAGFVLEGEDTSLRNPSDNHTLKVFDPSLRGHTDQFIFKFRKPK; from the coding sequence ATGATGTCGCGCGCATCCGTCTTCGTGCTGGCCTTCGGGCTGGCCACGTCCAGCCTGGCGCTGGCCGCCCATGCCGCACCCGCGCCGTCGGCGGCCATCACCGCGGCGGTTGAGGACACCCACCGTCCCCAGGCCGACCGTGACCGCGACGCCGACCGCAAGCCCGCCGACATGCTGGCTTTCGCCGGGGTGAAGCCGGGCGACAAGGTGGTGGATTTCATTGGTGGCAGCGGCTATTTCACCCGCCTGTTCGCCAAGGCGGTGGGCCCCAAGGGTCGCGTCTACAACGTGCTGCCGGGTGAGATCGCCACCAGGTCGCCCAAGGCGGTGGATGGCCAGAAGGCCCTGGCCGAAGACAAGAGCTACGGCAACATCGTGCCGCTGATCCAGCCGGTCGACTCGCCCGTCATCCCAGAAAAGGTGGATGTGGTCTGGACCTCCCAGAACTATCACGACCTGCACGACGCCTTCCTGGGCCCGGCGGACGTGGCCAAGGTGAACAAGGCTATCTTCGACGCGCTCAAGCCCGGCGGCGTCTACATCGTGCTGGACCACGCGGCGGAGGCCGGTTCGGCCTTGCGCGACACCGACACCCTGCACCGCATCGATCCGGAAACGGTGAAGAAGGAGGTGCTGGCCGCCGGCTTCGTGCTGGAGGGCGAGGACACGTCCTTGCGCAACCCGTCCGACAACCACACCCTGAAGGTCTTCGACCCCAGCCTGCGCGGCCACACCGACCAGTTCATCTTCAAGTTCCGCAAGCCGAAGTAA
- a CDS encoding DUF2142 domain-containing protein, whose product MGKDTRHEAMCRVLGLVLPRRGLMVAALYLLVALASVLILAYAVPPLETPDEVSHLLRTVMISEGHVRPVRIDHDLGGRIDNAVISYWQAYSAHIGKAAPVSPDMAAAGAAVRWANAEVLFPFSNSAQYGPFFYLPQAVALGLGRRIDLSFEESYRVARLASALSSILVAAAAIALTRWGRPLMTVMLLTPMFLFLTVSVSQDGLVIAMAALYGALLTRLWSRAAPTDRDEGWLTANRTFLAALACVLLLSLARMPYVLLSFLLVHPDGPGIGALARRRGFLAGLATPLLAPAVAVVGVVAWALLAHIPGTMVTHDPSINAGAQLAPLLTHPWRIPLVIAASWPGISDTDVQIIGVLGWLSIGLQPWAYMMGWSAVKAAIVATLLQRSGPALASALLAWAVLLAVMCGIVIALYATWTPVGAAAAVGMQGRYFIPLICLGALALPSLRSLVPASLRSQPWWGIGKVDHGLDWVRTALAVVACAYMLQVLAHGLVQVRHAYLGV is encoded by the coding sequence ATGGGGAAGGACACCCGGCACGAGGCCATGTGCCGGGTATTGGGACTGGTTCTGCCGCGCCGCGGATTGATGGTGGCGGCGCTTTACCTCCTGGTGGCGTTGGCGTCCGTCCTGATCCTGGCTTATGCCGTTCCGCCGCTGGAGACACCGGACGAGGTCAGCCATTTGCTGCGGACCGTCATGATCTCGGAAGGCCACGTTCGGCCCGTCCGCATCGATCACGACCTGGGGGGGCGGATCGATAACGCGGTCATCTCTTATTGGCAGGCCTACAGCGCCCATATCGGCAAGGCCGCGCCGGTTTCCCCCGACATGGCCGCCGCCGGTGCTGCGGTGCGCTGGGCGAACGCCGAGGTGCTGTTCCCCTTTTCCAATTCCGCCCAGTACGGCCCCTTTTTCTACTTGCCCCAGGCGGTGGCCCTTGGCTTGGGGCGGCGGATCGACCTGTCGTTTGAGGAGTCGTACCGCGTTGCCCGGTTGGCGTCGGCCTTGAGCAGCATCCTCGTGGCCGCTGCCGCCATTGCCCTGACCCGCTGGGGCAGGCCGCTGATGACCGTCATGCTGCTGACACCCATGTTCCTGTTCCTGACGGTCTCGGTATCGCAGGACGGCCTGGTCATCGCCATGGCGGCGCTGTATGGCGCGCTGCTGACACGGCTGTGGTCGCGGGCGGCGCCCACGGATCGGGATGAAGGATGGCTGACCGCGAACCGGACCTTCCTGGCGGCGCTGGCCTGCGTGCTGCTGCTCAGCCTGGCGCGGATGCCGTATGTGCTGCTGTCGTTCCTGCTGGTTCATCCCGATGGCCCGGGCATCGGCGCCCTGGCGCGGCGGCGCGGGTTCCTGGCGGGGCTCGCCACCCCTTTGCTGGCACCGGCCGTCGCCGTTGTTGGTGTCGTCGCCTGGGCGCTGCTGGCGCATATTCCTGGAACCATGGTCACACATGATCCAAGCATCAACGCCGGCGCGCAGCTGGCGCCGCTGCTGACCCATCCCTGGCGCATTCCGTTGGTCATCGCCGCCAGCTGGCCCGGCATCTCTGATACAGACGTCCAGATCATCGGCGTGCTGGGCTGGCTCAGCATCGGGCTGCAGCCGTGGGCCTATATGATGGGGTGGTCCGCCGTGAAGGCGGCCATTGTCGCTACCTTGCTGCAGCGCTCCGGACCGGCCCTTGCCTCCGCACTGCTCGCCTGGGCGGTGTTGCTGGCGGTGATGTGCGGCATCGTCATCGCCCTTTACGCGACCTGGACCCCGGTGGGGGCCGCCGCTGCCGTGGGTATGCAGGGCCGTTATTTCATCCCGTTGATCTGCCTTGGGGCCTTGGCGCTGCCGTCGCTCCGGTCCTTGGTTCCGGCTTCCCTGCGCAGTCAGCCATGGTGGGGGATTGGGAAGGTGGACCACGGGCTGGACTGGGTGCGCACGGCCCTGGCCGTAGTCGCTTGCGCCTATATGCTGCAGGTCCTGGCGCATGGCTTGGTGCAGGTGCGGCATGCGTATCTGGGCGTCTGA
- a CDS encoding DUF2142 domain-containing protein, translated as MLRIVRGRYCGGRVEQGLRWEGIFPHKPSMRRFGDWAFPRRGWLAVALYLLVALTAVVVMARIVPPFAAPDEGSHLLRAASIVAGHIGGRRVDDGIQGEVDEGVVAFLRAYESHFTQPSPVPPAMAAAGAAVRWSHRDAVMPFPNTGQYGPFLYLPQAATLAVARALDLPVETSYRAARLAGALASILVAAAAIGLARWGRVLLMTLLLTPMFLFLAVSVSQDGLVIAVAALYAALLSRLWSDGVPAGVGTVLVALLCVLLLSLARPPYVLLALLLVDPRPGRFASLFRRLAMPLAAAGLAVLLCLSWMAWGHLFGVKVAVDPAVDASAQARLLLAQPWRVPLIALNSWRAAYISAAHVIGVLGWLRIGLAPWAYIVGWGCLCCAGLAALLRPTGPAPWPACLVWLVVLALTAALALAQYLTWTPVGAPAVEGLQGRYFMPLICAGGLALPPLRRQGFGRARRVLAGVACGGMGLVLIHGILVLRRTYLGV; from the coding sequence ATGTTGCGCATTGTTCGGGGGCGTTACTGTGGGGGACGGGTGGAACAGGGGCTGCGCTGGGAAGGCATCTTTCCCCACAAGCCATCCATGCGCCGTTTCGGCGATTGGGCGTTTCCCCGGCGCGGCTGGCTGGCGGTGGCGCTCTATCTGCTGGTGGCGCTGACGGCGGTGGTGGTGATGGCGCGCATCGTGCCGCCCTTCGCCGCGCCGGATGAAGGCAGCCATTTGTTGCGGGCAGCCTCCATCGTTGCCGGGCACATTGGGGGCCGGCGGGTGGACGACGGCATCCAGGGAGAGGTTGACGAAGGTGTCGTCGCCTTCCTGCGTGCCTACGAGAGCCATTTCACCCAACCCAGTCCGGTTCCCCCGGCCATGGCCGCCGCCGGCGCCGCGGTGCGCTGGTCCCATCGCGATGCGGTGATGCCCTTTCCTAACACCGGGCAGTACGGGCCGTTCCTTTACCTTCCCCAAGCAGCCACCTTGGCCGTGGCGCGGGCGCTGGACCTGCCGGTGGAAACCTCATACCGCGCCGCCCGGTTGGCGGGCGCCCTGGCCAGCATCCTGGTGGCCGCCGCCGCCATCGGTCTGGCTCGGTGGGGGCGAGTCCTGCTCATGACGCTGTTGCTGACGCCCATGTTCCTGTTCCTGGCGGTGTCGGTGTCGCAGGATGGGCTGGTCATCGCGGTGGCGGCGCTTTATGCCGCCCTGCTGTCCCGCCTGTGGTCGGATGGGGTGCCGGCGGGCGTGGGGACGGTGTTGGTCGCCTTGTTATGCGTGCTGCTGCTCAGCCTGGCGCGGCCGCCCTACGTGCTGCTGGCCCTGCTGCTGGTCGATCCACGGCCGGGTCGCTTCGCGTCGCTGTTCCGTCGCTTGGCCATGCCGCTGGCGGCGGCGGGACTGGCGGTCCTGCTTTGCCTGTCCTGGATGGCCTGGGGGCACCTGTTCGGGGTCAAGGTCGCGGTGGACCCCGCCGTCGATGCGTCCGCCCAGGCGCGCTTGCTGCTGGCCCAGCCCTGGCGCGTTCCCCTGATCGCCCTGAATTCCTGGCGGGCGGCTTACATCTCCGCGGCCCATGTCATCGGTGTCCTGGGCTGGCTGCGGATCGGCCTGGCGCCCTGGGCCTACATCGTGGGGTGGGGTTGCCTGTGCTGCGCCGGGCTGGCGGCCTTGCTGCGGCCGACGGGGCCGGCGCCATGGCCGGCGTGCCTGGTCTGGCTGGTCGTGCTGGCGCTGACGGCGGCCCTGGCCCTGGCCCAGTACCTGACATGGACACCCGTGGGCGCCCCGGCGGTGGAGGGGCTGCAGGGGCGTTATTTCATGCCGCTGATCTGCGCCGGCGGCCTGGCCCTGCCGCCGTTGCGCCGGCAGGGGTTCGGGCGCGCCCGGCGGGTGTTGGCCGGGGTGGCCTGCGGTGGCATGGGGCTGGTCCTCATCCACGGCATCCTTGTCCTGCGCCGGACGTATCTGGGGGTGTGA
- a CDS encoding LLM class flavin-dependent oxidoreductase produces MSLSIPLSVLDLAPIVEGGTPAQALANSLTLAQHAEALGYRRFWLAEHHNMTGIASAATAVVIAHVAGGTRRIRVGAGGIMLPNHAPLVIAEQFGTLESLFPGRIDLGLGRAPGSDQRTAWALRRDRTDNGDNFPRDVQELQAYFRPAQPGQAVRAVPGAGLDVPLWILGSSTFGARLAAELGLPYAFASHFAPDQLMEALHVYRQYYKPNAANPKPHAMVGVNVFAADTDDEAEVLFTSLQDRFVALARGNPGPLRPPQPGVQWSMEERAWADRALRYSVVGSPETVRRGLAAIAEQTQADEIMVTAAIHDQAARLHSFQITAEVAGLTPGA; encoded by the coding sequence GTGTCGCTTTCCATTCCCCTTTCCGTCCTGGACCTGGCCCCGATTGTCGAGGGCGGCACGCCCGCCCAGGCGCTGGCCAACAGCCTGACCCTGGCCCAGCATGCCGAGGCGCTGGGGTATCGCCGCTTCTGGCTGGCCGAGCATCACAACATGACGGGCATCGCCAGTGCCGCCACGGCCGTGGTCATCGCCCACGTCGCTGGCGGCACCAGGCGCATCCGGGTGGGGGCCGGCGGCATCATGCTGCCCAACCACGCGCCACTGGTGATCGCGGAACAGTTCGGCACCCTGGAATCGCTGTTCCCCGGCCGTATCGATTTGGGCCTGGGCCGGGCGCCCGGCAGCGACCAGCGCACCGCCTGGGCCCTGCGCCGCGACCGCACGGACAATGGCGACAACTTCCCCCGCGATGTGCAGGAGCTTCAGGCCTATTTCCGCCCGGCCCAGCCGGGGCAGGCGGTGCGCGCCGTGCCCGGCGCCGGCCTGGACGTGCCCCTCTGGATCCTGGGTTCCAGCACCTTCGGTGCCCGACTGGCGGCGGAACTGGGCCTGCCCTACGCCTTCGCCAGCCATTTCGCGCCCGACCAGCTGATGGAGGCGCTGCACGTCTACCGCCAGTACTACAAGCCCAACGCCGCCAACCCCAAGCCCCATGCCATGGTGGGTGTGAACGTCTTCGCCGCCGACACGGATGATGAGGCGGAGGTGCTGTTCACCTCCCTCCAGGATCGTTTCGTGGCGCTGGCCCGCGGCAACCCCGGCCCCCTGCGTCCGCCGCAGCCGGGTGTGCAGTGGAGCATGGAGGAACGCGCCTGGGCTGATCGGGCCTTGCGCTATTCCGTCGTTGGCTCGCCCGAAACGGTGCGTCGTGGCCTGGCCGCCATAGCGGAACAGACCCAGGCGGATGAGATCATGGTGACCGCCGCCATCCATGACCAGGCCGCCCGCCTGCATTCCTTCCAGATCACCGCCGAGGTCGCCGGGCTGACGCCCGGCGCCTGA
- a CDS encoding M28 family metallopeptidase has product MARNILGATLVVSLLATTALAAPKDSPPVTATALSAHVKILASDDFQGRKPGTEGENKAVAYIEDQFQKIGLKPVAGRYLQDVPMTEITSKVDGPLAVAITAKDGGVQSHTYDYYSQMMLWTRQRTDHAAVTDSEVVFVGYGITAPEFGWDDYAGVDVKGKTVLILVNDPGFATGDPKLFGGGAMTWYGRWPYKYEEAARHGAAAAIIVHETRAAGYPWGVVASSNAIPKLTLMPADGGLGSRSAIEGWVQLDVAKEMFQAAGLDYGAIKDSAARRGFKAMPLPVKVSVGITPAERDIVSHNVVGLIPGTKHPDEVVMVGAHWDHLGIGPAVNGDTIYNGALDNASGIAGLIEMAKRYAKAPKPERSVLFIAYTAEEQGLLGSEYYSQHPLFAPGKTVAGFNMDGLGVLGPVRDVVLVGGGKSDLEDSLRDWAKTHSKVVNGEPFPERGSYYRSDHFSLAKIGIPVVYAKSGIDSVANGADWGRAKQDEFTRLHYHQPSDEWSADMDFTGGAADVNMLYDLSRGLATSDAWPKWYEKAEFRAVREQSQK; this is encoded by the coding sequence ATGGCACGCAACATTCTGGGCGCGACGCTGGTGGTGTCGCTGTTGGCGACGACGGCGCTGGCGGCGCCCAAGGACAGCCCGCCGGTGACGGCCACGGCGCTGTCGGCACATGTGAAGATCCTGGCGTCGGACGACTTCCAGGGCCGCAAGCCGGGGACGGAAGGCGAGAACAAGGCCGTCGCCTATATCGAGGACCAGTTCCAGAAGATCGGCCTGAAGCCGGTGGCCGGCCGTTACCTCCAGGACGTGCCGATGACAGAGATCACCAGCAAAGTCGATGGCCCGCTGGCGGTGGCGATCACGGCCAAGGACGGCGGCGTGCAGTCGCACACCTACGACTACTACAGCCAGATGATGCTGTGGACCCGCCAGCGCACCGACCACGCGGCGGTGACCGACAGCGAGGTGGTGTTCGTCGGCTATGGCATCACAGCGCCGGAATTCGGCTGGGACGACTATGCCGGCGTGGACGTGAAGGGCAAGACCGTCCTGATCCTGGTCAACGATCCCGGATTCGCCACCGGCGACCCCAAGCTGTTCGGCGGCGGCGCCATGACCTGGTACGGCCGCTGGCCCTATAAATATGAGGAGGCCGCCCGCCACGGTGCGGCCGCCGCCATCATCGTGCATGAGACCCGTGCGGCCGGTTACCCCTGGGGCGTGGTCGCCAGCAGCAACGCCATCCCGAAGCTGACCCTGATGCCGGCCGACGGCGGCCTGGGCAGCCGCAGCGCCATCGAGGGCTGGGTGCAGCTGGACGTGGCGAAGGAGATGTTCCAGGCGGCCGGCCTGGACTATGGCGCGATCAAGGACAGCGCCGCCCGGCGCGGCTTCAAGGCCATGCCCCTGCCCGTGAAGGTCAGCGTCGGCATCACCCCGGCGGAGCGGGACATCGTGTCCCACAACGTGGTCGGCCTGATTCCCGGCACCAAGCACCCGGATGAGGTGGTGATGGTGGGCGCGCATTGGGACCATCTGGGCATCGGCCCGGCGGTCAACGGCGACACCATCTACAACGGCGCGCTGGACAACGCGTCGGGCATCGCCGGCCTGATCGAGATGGCCAAGCGCTACGCCAAGGCGCCGAAGCCGGAGCGGTCCGTCCTGTTCATCGCCTACACGGCGGAGGAACAGGGCCTGCTGGGATCGGAATACTATTCCCAGCACCCGTTGTTCGCCCCGGGCAAGACGGTGGCCGGCTTCAACATGGACGGCCTGGGGGTGCTGGGCCCCGTGCGCGACGTGGTGCTGGTGGGCGGCGGCAAGTCGGACCTGGAGGACAGCTTGCGCGACTGGGCCAAGACCCACAGCAAGGTGGTGAACGGGGAGCCGTTCCCCGAGCGCGGTTCCTACTACCGGTCCGACCATTTCAGCCTGGCCAAGATCGGCATCCCCGTCGTCTATGCCAAGAGCGGCATCGACAGCGTGGCCAACGGCGCCGACTGGGGCCGCGCCAAGCAGGACGAGTTCACCCGCCTGCACTACCACCAGCCCTCCGACGAGTGGTCGGCGGACATGGACTTCACCGGCGGTGCCGCCGACGTGAACATGCTCTACGACCTCAGCCGCGGCCTGGCGACCAGCGACGCCTGGCCCAAATGGTACGAGAAGGCGGAGTTCCGCGCGGTACGGGAACAGTCGCAGAAGTAA
- a CDS encoding M28 family peptidase, with translation MRTQITRASLLKGTAALALVAALAAPAGIATAATKDVAPVTAQALSDHIKILASDEFQGRKPGTEGETKSVAYIEAQFKKAGLKPAVDGSYLQNVPLTEISSKADGPMIVSGPKAQALSLEYFSDMMIWTRQKIPHVSVKDSDMVFVGYGITAPEFGWDDYAGVDVRGKTVVILVNDPGYATGDATLFGGGAMTWYGRWVYKYEEAARHGAAAAIIVHETRAAGYPWGVVANGGSIPKLTLMPEDGGLKSRSAVEGWVQLDKAKEMFQEAGLDYNTLKDSAARRGFKAVPLPLKMSVGITPTEREIISHNVIGTIPGTKHPDEMVLIGAHWDHLGIGPAINGETIYHGAMDNASGVGGLIELAKRYEKGPKPERTLMFIAYTAEEAGLLGSEYYAQHPLFAPAKTVAGFNMDMLSSGGLTHDIVLVGGKKSDLEDRLKTWTDAHMMALNQEPFPERGYYYRSDHFSLAKVGIPVIYAHAGIDSIEHGAEWGKQHEDNFTRTQYHQPADKWSPDLDLSGGAMEVNMIYDLSHPLAFGTDWPKWYDKAEFKAARDKSQGK, from the coding sequence ATGCGAACCCAGATTACCCGGGCGTCCCTGCTGAAAGGCACGGCCGCACTGGCGCTGGTAGCGGCCTTGGCCGCGCCCGCCGGTATCGCCACGGCGGCGACCAAGGACGTGGCCCCGGTGACGGCCCAGGCGCTATCCGACCACATCAAGATCCTGGCGTCTGACGAGTTCCAGGGCCGCAAGCCCGGCACGGAAGGCGAGACCAAGTCGGTCGCCTACATTGAGGCGCAGTTCAAAAAGGCCGGCCTGAAGCCCGCCGTCGACGGCAGCTATCTCCAGAACGTGCCGCTGACGGAGATTTCCAGCAAGGCCGATGGCCCCATGATCGTCTCCGGCCCCAAGGCCCAGGCGCTGTCACTGGAATACTTCAGCGACATGATGATCTGGACCCGCCAGAAGATCCCGCACGTGTCGGTCAAGGACAGCGACATGGTGTTCGTGGGCTACGGCATCACGGCGCCGGAGTTCGGCTGGGACGACTACGCCGGCGTGGACGTGCGCGGCAAGACCGTCGTCATCCTGGTCAACGACCCCGGCTACGCCACCGGCGACGCCACCCTGTTCGGCGGCGGCGCCATGACCTGGTACGGCCGCTGGGTCTACAAGTACGAGGAGGCCGCCCGCCACGGGGCCGCCGCCGCCATCATCGTGCATGAGACCCGTGCCGCCGGTTACCCCTGGGGCGTGGTCGCCAACGGCGGCAGCATTCCGAAGCTGACCCTGATGCCGGAGGACGGCGGACTGAAGAGCCGCAGTGCCGTCGAAGGCTGGGTGCAGCTGGACAAGGCCAAGGAGATGTTCCAGGAGGCCGGCCTGGACTACAACACCCTGAAGGACAGCGCCGCCCGGCGCGGCTTCAAGGCGGTGCCGCTGCCCCTGAAGATGTCCGTCGGCATCACGCCCACGGAACGCGAGATCATCTCCCACAACGTCATCGGCACCATTCCGGGCACCAAGCACCCGGATGAGATGGTGCTGATCGGCGCGCACTGGGACCATCTGGGCATCGGCCCCGCCATCAACGGCGAGACCATCTACCACGGCGCCATGGACAACGCGTCGGGCGTCGGCGGCCTGATCGAATTGGCCAAGCGCTACGAGAAGGGCCCCAAGCCCGAGCGCACGCTGATGTTCATCGCCTACACGGCGGAAGAAGCCGGCCTGCTGGGGTCGGAATACTACGCCCAGCATCCGCTGTTCGCCCCGGCCAAGACGGTCGCCGGCTTCAACATGGACATGCTGAGCAGCGGCGGCCTGACCCACGACATCGTGCTGGTGGGCGGCAAGAAGTCCGACCTGGAAGACCGGCTGAAGACCTGGACCGACGCCCACATGATGGCGCTGAACCAGGAGCCCTTCCCCGAGCGCGGCTATTACTACCGGTCCGATCACTTCAGCCTCGCCAAGGTCGGCATCCCGGTGATCTACGCCCATGCCGGCATCGACAGCATCGAGCACGGGGCCGAGTGGGGCAAGCAGCACGAGGACAACTTCACCCGCACCCAGTACCACCAGCCGGCCGACAAATGGTCGCCCGACCTGGACCTGTCCGGCGGGGCCATGGAGGTCAACATGATCTATGACCTCAGCCACCCGCTGGCCTTCGGCACCGACTGGCCGAAATGGTACGACAAGGCCGAGTTCAAGGCCGCGCGGGACAAGTCCCAGGGCAAGTAA
- a CDS encoding M28 family peptidase, with protein sequence MSVGITPTERDVISHNVVGVVPGAKHPDEVVLVGAHWDHLGVGPAVNGDTIYNGALDNATGIAGLIEMAKRYTHGPKPDRSVLFIAYTAEEQGLLGSEYYAQHPLYPAGKTVAGFNMDGLGVMGPVRDVVLVGGKKSDLEDRLKAWTDAHQMALNPEPFPERGYYYRSDHFNLAKVGIPVIDAGMGIDSVEHGAEWGKAKEEEYTRLHYHQPSDEWSPAMDLRGGAIEVNMWYDISHDLAFGDVWPKWYDKAEFKAARDKSQGK encoded by the coding sequence ATGTCCGTCGGCATCACGCCCACGGAACGCGACGTCATCTCGCACAACGTCGTCGGCGTCGTGCCGGGCGCCAAGCATCCGGATGAGGTGGTGCTGGTGGGCGCGCATTGGGATCACCTGGGCGTCGGCCCGGCGGTCAACGGCGACACCATCTATAACGGCGCCCTGGACAATGCCACCGGCATCGCCGGCCTGATCGAGATGGCCAAGCGCTACACCCATGGGCCCAAGCCCGACCGCAGCGTCCTGTTCATCGCCTACACGGCGGAGGAACAGGGCCTGCTGGGGTCGGAATACTACGCCCAGCATCCGCTGTACCCGGCGGGCAAGACGGTGGCCGGCTTCAACATGGACGGCCTGGGCGTGATGGGCCCGGTGCGCGATGTCGTGCTGGTTGGCGGCAAGAAGTCCGACCTGGAAGATCGCCTGAAGGCCTGGACCGACGCCCACCAGATGGCGCTGAACCCGGAGCCCTTCCCCGAGCGCGGCTACTACTACCGGTCCGACCACTTCAACCTGGCCAAGGTCGGCATCCCGGTGATCGATGCCGGCATGGGCATCGACAGCGTCGAGCATGGCGCCGAGTGGGGCAAGGCGAAGGAAGAAGAGTACACCCGCCTGCACTACCACCAGCCGTCCGACGAATGGTCGCCGGCCATGGACCTGCGCGGCGGGGCCATCGAGGTCAACATGTGGTACGACATCAGCCACGACCTGGCCTTCGGCGACGTTTGGCCCAAATGGTATGACAAGGCCGAGTTCAAGGCCGCCCGGGACAAGTCCCAGGGCAAGTGA
- the rimO gene encoding 30S ribosomal protein S12 methylthiotransferase RimO has protein sequence MTKSSLTTATTSSAAPKVGIVSLGCPKALVDSERILTKLRAEGYEVSPSYDDADVVLVNTCGFLDSAKQESLDAIGEAMRENGRVIVTGCMGVEEGRIRELYPNVLAVTGPHQYEQVVSAVHDHLPPAHNPYTDLVPPEGLRLTPRHYAYLKISEGCNHRCSFCIIPSLRGDLASRPAGNVLREAERLVKAGVRELMVISQDTSAYGLDLRHAESDFQGRKVRAHMTDLARELGGLGAWVRLHYVYPYPHVDEVIPLMAEGLILPYLDIPFQHASPNVLKAMKRPGNQEKVLNRIHQWRDICPDLTIRSTFIVGFPGETEQDFQFLLDWLTEAKIDRLGCFKYEAVDGAPANAIPGAVPEEVKEERWNRLMAHQQAISEERMQAKVGRTIDVIIDEVDEEGAIGRSAADAPEIDGSVFLNGDTSVAVGDIVQVTVEHAEEYDLWGTRVES, from the coding sequence ATGACCAAGTCCAGCCTCACCACCGCCACCACGTCCAGCGCCGCCCCCAAGGTCGGCATCGTCAGCCTGGGTTGCCCCAAGGCCCTGGTGGACAGCGAACGCATCCTGACCAAGCTGCGCGCGGAAGGGTATGAGGTGTCGCCCAGCTATGACGACGCCGACGTCGTGCTGGTCAACACCTGCGGCTTCCTGGACAGCGCCAAGCAGGAAAGCCTGGACGCCATCGGCGAGGCCATGCGTGAGAACGGCCGCGTCATCGTCACCGGCTGCATGGGCGTGGAGGAAGGCCGCATCCGCGAGCTGTACCCCAACGTGCTGGCCGTCACCGGCCCCCACCAGTACGAACAGGTGGTGTCGGCGGTGCATGACCACCTGCCCCCGGCGCACAACCCCTACACCGACCTGGTGCCCCCCGAGGGCCTGCGCCTGACGCCGCGCCACTACGCCTACCTGAAGATTTCCGAGGGCTGCAACCATCGCTGCAGCTTCTGCATCATCCCCTCGCTGCGCGGCGACCTGGCCAGCCGTCCGGCCGGCAACGTCCTGCGCGAGGCCGAGCGCCTGGTGAAGGCCGGCGTGCGCGAGCTGATGGTGATCTCGCAGGACACCAGCGCCTACGGCCTGGACCTGCGCCACGCCGAAAGCGATTTCCAGGGCCGCAAGGTCCGCGCCCACATGACCGACCTGGCCCGCGAGCTGGGCGGCTTGGGCGCCTGGGTGCGCCTGCACTATGTCTATCCCTACCCGCACGTGGACGAGGTCATCCCGCTGATGGCGGAAGGCCTGATCCTGCCCTACCTGGACATCCCCTTCCAGCACGCCAGCCCTAACGTGCTGAAGGCCATGAAGCGCCCCGGCAACCAGGAAAAGGTGCTGAACCGAATCCACCAGTGGCGCGACATCTGCCCCGACCTGACCATCCGCTCCACCTTCATCGTCGGCTTCCCCGGCGAGACGGAGCAGGACTTCCAGTTCCTGCTGGATTGGCTGACCGAAGCCAAGATCGACCGGCTGGGCTGCTTCAAGTATGAGGCGGTGGACGGCGCCCCCGCCAACGCCATCCCCGGCGCCGTGCCGGAAGAGGTGAAGGAAGAACGCTGGAACCGCCTGATGGCCCATCAGCAGGCCATCAGCGAGGAGCGCATGCAGGCCAAGGTCGGCCGCACCATCGACGTCATCATCGACGAGGTGGATGAGGAAGGCGCCATCGGCCGGTCGGCGGCCGACGCGCCGGAGATCGACGGCAGCGTCTTCCTGAACGGCGACACCAGCGTGGCCGTGGGCGACATCGTCCAGGTGACGGTGGAGCATGCCGAGGAATACGACCTCTGGGGCACCCGGGTGGAGTCTTAA
- the rpsL gene encoding 30S ribosomal protein S12, producing MPTINQLIRKSREGVPERDKVPALQECPQKRGVCTRVYTTTPKKPNSALRKVARVRLTNGHEVISYIPGEGHNLQEHSVVMIRGGRVKDLPGVRYHIIRGSLDTQGVKDRRQRRSKYGAKRPK from the coding sequence ATGCCGACGATCAACCAGTTGATCCGCAAGTCCCGTGAGGGCGTGCCGGAGCGGGACAAGGTCCCGGCGTTGCAGGAATGCCCCCAGAAGCGCGGTGTCTGCACGCGCGTCTACACGACCACCCCGAAGAAGCCGAACTCGGCGCTGCGTAAGGTCGCCCGCGTGCGGCTGACCAACGGCCACGAGGTCATCAGCTACATCCCCGGCGAGGGTCACAACCTGCAGGAACACTCCGTGGTGATGATCCGCGGCGGCCGTGTGAAGGATCTTCCCGGCGTGCGCTACCACATCATCCGCGGTTCGTTGGATACCCAGGGCGTGAAGGACCGTCGCCAGCGTCGGTCCAAGTACGGCGCCAAGCGTCCGAAGTGA